One stretch of Bacteroidales bacterium DNA includes these proteins:
- a CDS encoding DUF5686 and carboxypeptidase regulatory-like domain-containing protein: MIAHIRKCRYFFVVSLFCSLLGMKLQAQELKGRITDINGNPVEAASLYIKELKQGTSANDNGSYELKMPEGTYTCIFQCLGYETQTHSVIIGKSTVELDIFLKEKAYEIAEVIISNKNEDPAYDIMRRAIAMAPYYLNQVSEYKAEVYLKGSLQVDKISGLVKRLAGDQLKEIKEGNTYLEETYNEIEFTAPNKYRQKVLKKTGNIPNQDENSGSIMELVTVSVYDPKAILPNISPLSSSAFTHYKFRYEGFIEEDNRIINRIKIIPRHKGKQVISGYIYIADSYWNVYRVDVTGQFPIGGDYRVQIYFNEVNDNIWLPVTHRIDFNGSILGNKGVFRYNSSVKYHHVEESTSIKKPDVLLQAEQQRKAVQNSDAYLAEAEITNKAAGKVNKEIREILEKDDLSNREAYKLARLMQKETGTKEKKKESLNLSETYYDDYKVEMDSAANKRDTVPWDMIRPVPLMPNELKSYQEKATLKIPLSNDTLARKNKPAKNIFQTGGKILWGTDIHLGKAGTLGYRGLRSSKLGFNTVDGFYIGLRLPYYKDFGKSPMENRLSITPEVIWAINRKKVMWEVKSDLSYAPLRRGNLSVIVGHKSTDFNGLLGMLPLKNTISSLFFRRNYMKLYDQEFAHVNNRIDIANGLQLDMTLLYSKRRMLENHSDYSFFYQDSREYTSNEPKNNELTLPLTHHTNTSFNLHVNYTPRFFYRIDRANRKRMVRSDFPTFYAGWRKGLKDVLNSDSDFDLLYGGIAQTIETGIMQHFKYVVGAGTFVNRKNIYFPDYVHFRTAEIPIVINQIGDKTFNLLEYYRFSTSDKYLEAHAYFSTPYLMLKYLPFFRDRLWSEGLQVNYLYTPEIKNYMEIGYTIGLIWHVGFFVGFENFEYRSMGVRLTLPIGLFN; the protein is encoded by the coding sequence ATGATTGCACACATTCGAAAATGCCGTTATTTCTTTGTTGTATCTCTGTTTTGTTCTTTATTAGGAATGAAGCTTCAGGCACAGGAATTAAAAGGCCGGATCACCGATATCAACGGCAATCCGGTTGAAGCGGCATCGCTATATATCAAGGAGTTAAAACAGGGCACCTCGGCCAATGACAACGGATCTTATGAATTGAAAATGCCGGAAGGTACATATACCTGTATTTTTCAATGCCTGGGTTATGAAACCCAGACACATTCAGTAATTATCGGAAAAAGCACAGTTGAACTTGATATCTTCCTAAAGGAAAAAGCCTATGAAATTGCAGAAGTTATCATTTCCAATAAGAACGAAGATCCTGCTTATGACATTATGCGCCGGGCCATTGCCATGGCTCCTTATTATCTGAATCAGGTCTCGGAATATAAAGCAGAAGTATACCTGAAAGGGTCCCTGCAAGTCGATAAAATTTCAGGATTGGTCAAGAGGCTTGCAGGAGATCAGTTAAAAGAGATCAAAGAAGGGAATACCTATCTGGAAGAAACTTATAATGAGATCGAATTTACTGCACCAAACAAATACAGGCAAAAAGTATTGAAAAAGACAGGAAATATTCCCAATCAGGATGAAAATTCCGGGAGTATCATGGAATTGGTCACTGTCAGTGTGTATGATCCGAAAGCTATTCTTCCCAACATTTCTCCGTTATCATCCAGTGCTTTTACTCACTACAAATTCCGTTATGAGGGGTTTATAGAGGAAGATAACCGGATCATCAACAGAATAAAAATTATTCCCAGACACAAAGGAAAACAGGTGATCTCAGGTTATATTTATATTGCCGATAGCTACTGGAATGTATACAGGGTAGATGTGACCGGACAATTTCCCATTGGTGGTGACTACCGTGTACAGATTTATTTCAATGAAGTCAATGATAACATTTGGTTGCCGGTTACCCACAGAATCGATTTTAACGGGTCGATATTAGGAAATAAGGGTGTATTCAGATACAACTCTTCGGTAAAGTACCACCATGTTGAAGAGAGTACCTCTATAAAAAAACCCGATGTGTTGTTACAGGCGGAACAACAACGGAAAGCCGTGCAAAATAGCGATGCTTACCTCGCAGAAGCGGAAATCACCAATAAGGCAGCCGGTAAGGTGAATAAAGAAATAAGGGAAATACTGGAAAAAGATGACCTATCCAACAGGGAAGCATATAAGTTAGCCCGTTTGATGCAAAAAGAAACGGGTACCAAAGAGAAAAAGAAAGAATCCCTGAACCTGAGCGAAACATATTATGATGACTATAAAGTGGAAATGGATAGTGCCGCGAATAAACGGGATACAGTGCCCTGGGATATGATACGTCCGGTTCCGCTGATGCCCAATGAATTGAAGAGTTATCAGGAGAAAGCCACTCTGAAGATCCCTTTATCAAACGATACGCTTGCCCGGAAAAACAAACCGGCGAAAAATATTTTCCAAACCGGAGGGAAAATATTATGGGGTACGGATATCCATCTGGGAAAAGCAGGAACGCTGGGTTACCGGGGATTAAGATCGTCAAAACTGGGATTCAACACGGTGGATGGTTTTTATATCGGACTACGGCTTCCTTATTATAAGGATTTTGGGAAATCTCCGATGGAGAACCGGTTATCTATTACCCCTGAAGTGATCTGGGCGATCAACCGGAAAAAAGTAATGTGGGAGGTTAAATCCGATCTGAGCTATGCTCCGTTAAGAAGAGGGAATCTGTCGGTAATTGTCGGGCACAAATCAACGGACTTTAATGGTTTGCTGGGAATGCTTCCACTTAAGAATACCATATCGTCACTGTTTTTCCGCCGTAATTATATGAAATTATATGACCAGGAATTCGCACATGTGAATAACCGGATCGATATTGCCAATGGATTACAGCTGGATATGACCCTACTGTATTCAAAAAGAAGGATGCTGGAGAACCACAGCGATTATTCGTTCTTCTATCAAGATTCAAGGGAGTATACTTCCAATGAACCGAAAAATAATGAATTGACACTACCATTGACCCATCACACAAATACTTCTTTTAATCTACACGTCAATTATACGCCACGTTTCTTCTACCGGATTGACCGGGCCAACCGGAAAAGGATGGTACGTTCTGATTTCCCTACATTTTATGCAGGCTGGCGCAAAGGCTTAAAAGATGTATTGAATAGTGACAGCGATTTCGACCTGTTGTATGGCGGAATCGCTCAAACTATTGAGACAGGGATCATGCAGCATTTTAAGTATGTAGTCGGAGCCGGAACATTTGTCAACAGAAAGAATATTTATTTCCCAGACTATGTTCATTTCCGGACAGCTGAGATACCGATCGTTATTAATCAGATCGGCGACAAAACATTCAACCTGTTGGAGTATTATCGTTTTAGTACATCTGATAAATACCTTGAAGCCCATGCTTATTTTTCCACACCATACCTGATGCTGAAATACCTGCCTTTTTTCAGGGACCGTTTATGGTCCGAAGGGCTTCAGGTCAATTACCTGTATACTCCGGAAATAAAGAACTATATGGAAATCGGATATACGATCGGACTGATCTGGCATGTCGGCTTTTTTGTCGGCTTTGAAAATTTCGAATACCGTAGCATGGGGGTAAGGCTTACTTTGCCGATAGGACTTTTCAATTAA
- a CDS encoding YraN family protein has product MAEHNETGKKGEDIATVYLTENGYRILERNWRYQHLEIDIIAAKGNELVIAEVKCRTGNPVAEPYVSVTRRKQHQLIKAAGMYIQENEMEMEVRFDVISIIIGNQTIIEHIENAFYPIAGK; this is encoded by the coding sequence ATGGCAGAACACAATGAAACCGGGAAAAAAGGAGAGGATATCGCTACTGTATATCTGACTGAAAATGGATATCGGATACTAGAACGCAACTGGAGGTATCAGCATCTGGAAATAGATATTATCGCCGCAAAAGGGAATGAACTGGTGATAGCAGAAGTAAAATGCCGTACGGGAAATCCTGTTGCTGAGCCGTATGTTTCCGTTACCCGCAGGAAACAACATCAATTGATTAAAGCTGCCGGCATGTACATCCAGGAAAATGAGATGGAGATGGAAGTCCGTTTTGATGTTATTTCAATCATCATAGGAAATCAGACCATAATAGAACATATCGAAAATGCCTTTTATCCCATTGCAGGAAAATAA
- a CDS encoding PASTA domain-containing protein — protein sequence MNVLRKIINHYIFRNLVILFIICLMVYFGVLVILRHYTHHGEALAVPELRGLTMEEAQKVLSENKMRGQLVDSVYITSAKPGAVVGQDPEPKFKVKENRNVFLTINAITPEKVKMPDVVGISLRQAKSILELQGLNVGEIVYIPDIAKNNVLKQTYKGKEIRKGTEVIKGSEIDLVLGRGLSDERTEVPNLNGFSLSDARDYLTKYYLNFGVILYDESVLTSADSLKAFIYQQRPRADVGSTLQLGSSIDVWLTVDETKSPNYVEKEDGEETK from the coding sequence ATGAATGTACTAAGAAAAATAATAAATCATTATATATTCAGGAATCTGGTGATTTTGTTCATTATCTGCCTGATGGTCTATTTTGGAGTATTGGTTATCTTACGGCATTATACACACCATGGAGAAGCTTTAGCTGTTCCTGAACTAAGAGGGTTAACTATGGAAGAAGCGCAAAAGGTGTTGTCTGAGAATAAAATGCGTGGACAGTTGGTCGATTCCGTATATATTACCTCTGCCAAACCTGGTGCTGTTGTAGGTCAGGATCCCGAACCAAAATTTAAGGTGAAGGAAAACAGGAATGTTTTTCTTACCATCAATGCCATTACTCCTGAAAAGGTAAAGATGCCGGATGTTGTCGGGATATCACTCAGGCAGGCAAAGAGTATACTCGAATTACAGGGGTTGAATGTGGGTGAGATCGTCTATATTCCGGATATTGCCAAGAATAATGTTTTAAAACAGACTTATAAAGGAAAAGAGATCAGAAAAGGAACGGAAGTCATCAAGGGTTCCGAGATAGATTTGGTCCTCGGCCGGGGATTGAGTGATGAAAGAACGGAAGTTCCCAATCTTAACGGGTTTTCTTTGTCAGATGCCCGTGATTACCTGACAAAATATTATCTCAATTTCGGCGTTATTTTATATGATGAATCGGTACTTACAAGTGCTGATTCTCTGAAGGCATTTATTTATCAGCAAAGACCAAGAGCTGATGTCGGCTCTACTCTTCAATTAGGATCTTCCATTGATGTATGGTTAACTGTTGATGAGACTAAGTCCCCTAATTATGTGGAAAAGGAAGATGGCGAAGAAACGAAATAA
- a CDS encoding Gfo/Idh/MocA family oxidoreductase, giving the protein MKNKVSRRTFIGTSATAAAAFTVIPNHAMGSVLGHQAPSDKLNVAVVGAGGMGNANLKRVKPTENIVALCDVDWKYTDKVFKENPGAKKYWDWRKMYDEMGKSIDAVIVATADHTHAIIAATAMTMGKHVYVQKPLTHSVYESRLLTKLAEKYKVATSMGNQGSSAEGVDLVCEWIQNGEIGEVKKVDTFTDRPIWPQGLNTPKNGMWVPDTLNWDLFTGPAKMRPYHEIYHPWNWRGWWEYGTGALGDMACHIMHPIFKGLKLGYPTKVQGSSTLLLTDCAPTAQAVKFTFPARANMNTKKVKYPEVEVCWYDGGIKPMMPNGWPEGKNMNDSGGAAIFYGTKDTLICGCYGVRPWLLSGRTPNAPKTERRVEKAMEGGHEMDWVRACKENPATRIETKSPFKEAGPFNEMVVMGVLGVRLQALNKELLWDGPNMKFTNIGDSDKFNMVLSDDFKIVDGHPSFNKPSISIDAKPFAEDLIKHTYRDGWSLPAMP; this is encoded by the coding sequence ATGAAAAACAAAGTATCAAGAAGGACCTTTATTGGGACATCGGCAACAGCAGCTGCTGCTTTTACCGTGATACCCAATCATGCGATGGGAAGTGTTTTAGGGCATCAAGCTCCGAGTGACAAATTGAATGTCGCAGTTGTTGGTGCAGGAGGCATGGGTAATGCGAATCTGAAGAGAGTGAAACCTACTGAGAATATCGTTGCTCTTTGTGATGTCGACTGGAAATACACTGATAAAGTATTTAAAGAAAACCCCGGTGCGAAAAAATATTGGGACTGGCGTAAGATGTATGACGAAATGGGTAAATCCATTGACGCAGTAATCGTTGCAACAGCAGATCACACACATGCGATCATAGCTGCTACAGCTATGACCATGGGTAAACATGTTTATGTACAGAAACCCCTGACCCATTCTGTATATGAGTCACGTTTACTAACCAAACTGGCAGAAAAGTATAAAGTGGCTACTTCTATGGGTAACCAGGGTAGTTCCGCAGAAGGTGTAGACTTAGTTTGCGAGTGGATCCAGAATGGAGAAATCGGAGAGGTAAAGAAGGTAGATACATTTACCGACCGTCCTATCTGGCCTCAGGGCTTGAACACTCCAAAAAATGGTATGTGGGTTCCTGATACCCTGAATTGGGATCTGTTTACCGGTCCTGCAAAAATGCGTCCTTACCATGAAATTTATCATCCCTGGAACTGGCGCGGATGGTGGGAGTATGGAACAGGTGCACTTGGAGATATGGCCTGCCACATCATGCATCCGATATTTAAAGGCTTAAAATTGGGTTATCCCACAAAGGTACAGGGTAGTTCGACTTTATTGTTAACTGATTGCGCTCCTACTGCACAGGCAGTTAAATTTACATTCCCTGCACGTGCCAACATGAATACCAAAAAGGTGAAATATCCTGAAGTAGAGGTATGCTGGTATGATGGTGGAATCAAGCCGATGATGCCTAACGGATGGCCAGAAGGTAAAAATATGAATGACTCTGGTGGTGCCGCTATCTTTTATGGTACCAAAGATACGTTGATCTGCGGTTGTTATGGTGTTAGGCCTTGGCTGTTATCAGGTCGTACTCCTAATGCACCCAAGACAGAACGTCGTGTGGAAAAAGCGATGGAGGGCGGACATGAAATGGATTGGGTACGTGCATGTAAGGAAAATCCGGCAACCCGTATCGAAACTAAATCACCATTTAAAGAAGCAGGCCCATTCAACGAAATGGTAGTAATGGGTGTATTGGGTGTTCGCTTACAGGCTTTGAACAAAGAACTGTTATGGGATGGTCCTAATATGAAATTCACCAATATCGGCGATAGCGATAAATTCAATATGGTATTGTCGGATGATTTCAAAATCGTAGATGGTCATCCTTCATTCAATAAGCCAAGTATTTCTATTGACGCAAAACCATTTGCAGAAGATCTGATCAAGCATACCTACAGGGATGGTTGGTCATTACCTGCCATGCCGTAA
- a CDS encoding DUF1080 domain-containing protein — MKVKSINMGVGALMILFALSSCGGGSSKGTPAEPWEPVTIVTKEVVVPEKDGVPEYTILEKTQYDLKKFAMDKDGYYVLFDGKTFNGWRGYNKDKVPGRWVIDEGAIKFNGTGGGEAQEKDGGDIIFGHKFKNFELSIDWKVAKGANSGIFYLAQEIKGQPIYISSPESQVLDNVNHVDAKMGKDGNRMSTSLYDMIPAKPQNSKPFGEWNNTTITVFKGTVLHAQNGENVVEYHLWTPQWTEMLQASKFSQEKWPLAFELLNNCGGPNREGYIGLQDHGDDVWFRNIRLKILD; from the coding sequence ATGAAAGTAAAAAGTATCAACATGGGTGTTGGCGCATTGATGATTTTGTTTGCGCTCTCATCCTGTGGCGGTGGCTCCTCTAAAGGCACTCCTGCTGAACCTTGGGAACCGGTAACAATTGTTACTAAAGAAGTAGTAGTTCCCGAAAAAGATGGTGTTCCTGAATATACCATTCTGGAAAAAACCCAATATGACCTGAAAAAGTTCGCCATGGATAAGGACGGATATTATGTCCTTTTTGACGGAAAAACTTTTAACGGATGGAGAGGTTACAACAAAGATAAAGTTCCCGGAAGATGGGTGATTGACGAAGGTGCCATTAAATTTAACGGTACCGGTGGTGGTGAAGCCCAGGAAAAAGACGGTGGCGATATCATTTTCGGACATAAATTCAAAAACTTTGAATTGTCTATTGATTGGAAAGTTGCCAAGGGTGCTAATTCCGGTATCTTCTATCTGGCCCAGGAAATCAAAGGACAACCAATCTATATCTCTTCTCCCGAAAGCCAGGTATTGGATAATGTAAACCATGTAGATGCCAAAATGGGAAAAGATGGCAACCGTATGTCCACCTCGCTGTATGATATGATCCCTGCAAAACCCCAAAATTCAAAACCATTTGGAGAATGGAACAATACCACCATTACTGTATTCAAGGGCACTGTTCTTCATGCACAGAACGGTGAAAATGTAGTAGAATACCATTTATGGACACCCCAATGGACTGAAATGCTTCAAGCCAGCAAATTCAGTCAGGAAAAATGGCCTCTGGCTTTTGAATTGCTGAACAATTGCGGCGGACCGAACCGCGAAGGCTATATTGGTCTTCAGGATCATGGTGACGACGTATGGTTCCGCAATATTCGCCTGAAAATTTTAGATTAA
- the rpiB gene encoding ribose 5-phosphate isomerase B, translating into MKTIGIANDHAGYQLKLKLIDYLQQKGYTVNDLGSKSPDPVDYPDFAHPLANAVEQGSCELGISICGTGNGINMTVNKHKGIRGALCWNAEISRLARAHNDANICSIPARFISEEMVYTIVDEFLNTSFDGGRHLQRIKKIAEK; encoded by the coding sequence ATGAAAACGATAGGAATTGCTAATGATCATGCCGGTTATCAGCTAAAATTAAAATTAATAGATTACTTACAACAAAAGGGCTACACCGTCAATGATCTTGGTTCGAAAAGTCCTGATCCGGTTGATTATCCCGATTTCGCACATCCCCTGGCGAATGCTGTGGAACAAGGTTCCTGCGAACTGGGAATTTCTATTTGTGGAACCGGAAACGGGATCAATATGACAGTGAACAAACACAAGGGAATACGTGGAGCACTTTGCTGGAATGCAGAAATAAGCCGTCTGGCCCGGGCGCACAATGATGCCAATATCTGTTCGATACCGGCCAGGTTCATTTCAGAGGAAATGGTCTATACGATTGTGGATGAATTTTTAAATACTTCATTCGATGGAGGAAGACATTTACAGAGAATAAAAAAAATTGCAGAAAAGTAG
- a CDS encoding T9SS type A sorting domain-containing protein has protein sequence MKKYLFGILISVNCIFLQGQAPVTLGLDHNPILQNRSSKGTLLKNDIQVDTISLPFIDDFSYYATSNYPDPSLWMDRKVFINNNYPVLPRSNGVATFDALDENGQLYNNKGTSFRADTLTSGPIDLGGSDMLNVYLSFFYQPQGIGDAPEEGDSLILQFKSSSERWENVWRIPGTKNHPFKQVLIPVIGTDYLYKGFQFRFVNIVSLNQDKFNEGKKGNADLWHIDYVRLDKNRNINDTTMLDVAMVAPMKSLIKGYQAIPWTHYPVAFSYLLESQIDITYRNNHHLGYLVTRVFESTDLYTSQVTPIGNAGAENIREGQVITYTEEVLDPFITPFTDSALFEIKGYLRTDEYDRKENDTVRFLQVFKNYFARDDGIPESGYGYEGINAQGAAIACRYEMFMPDTLQAVAMYFNPVQDSITRKYRFRIAVWRDDKGRPGEQVYLSSEEYSPEETGKYVLYTLEKPVYIDRYYWIGWQQVTTGFLNVGFDLNYNDKGNLWYNSPGVWQQDSNDGTLMIRPYAGKRSDFSTSSPPVIEKRPESSRLIVYPNPASYYVRIEFESDQPISISEYNVEIFGATGQLRYRSALTQNQVDISQLEQGMYVLRLIHRKTGYVRKQSFLIVR, from the coding sequence ATGAAGAAATATCTCTTCGGTATATTGATTTCAGTAAATTGTATTTTTTTACAGGGACAGGCTCCTGTAACATTAGGGCTTGACCATAACCCTATCTTACAAAACCGTTCATCTAAGGGTACTTTATTGAAAAACGATATACAGGTCGATACTATTAGTTTGCCTTTTATTGACGATTTTTCCTATTATGCTACATCCAACTATCCCGATCCGTCATTATGGATGGACAGGAAAGTTTTCATCAACAACAATTATCCGGTACTTCCCCGTTCAAATGGAGTGGCTACTTTTGATGCATTGGATGAAAACGGGCAATTATATAATAATAAGGGAACCAGTTTTCGTGCCGACACCCTTACTTCGGGTCCGATCGATCTGGGCGGGTCAGATATGCTCAATGTTTACCTGAGTTTTTTTTACCAGCCGCAAGGTATTGGAGATGCCCCGGAAGAAGGAGATTCGCTGATTCTTCAGTTCAAATCATCTTCTGAAAGATGGGAAAACGTCTGGCGGATACCGGGAACGAAAAATCACCCTTTCAAACAAGTGTTGATACCGGTTATAGGTACGGATTATCTATATAAAGGATTTCAATTCAGGTTTGTAAATATTGTCAGTCTGAATCAGGATAAATTTAATGAAGGGAAGAAAGGAAATGCAGACCTGTGGCATATCGATTATGTCCGTTTGGATAAAAACAGAAATATCAATGATACAACCATGCTGGATGTTGCAATGGTCGCACCCATGAAATCGCTGATTAAAGGCTATCAGGCAATCCCATGGACCCATTATCCGGTGGCATTTTCCTATCTTCTGGAATCACAAATAGATATTACTTACCGTAACAACCATCATCTCGGGTATCTGGTGACCCGGGTATTTGAATCCACAGATCTCTATACATCGCAAGTGACTCCTATCGGGAATGCCGGTGCGGAAAATATCCGTGAAGGACAGGTGATAACCTATACCGAAGAGGTACTTGATCCGTTCATTACACCCTTTACCGATTCTGCTTTATTTGAGATTAAGGGATATCTTCGAACTGATGAATACGACCGCAAGGAAAACGATACCGTTCGTTTCTTACAGGTTTTTAAAAATTATTTTGCACGGGACGACGGTATTCCTGAAAGTGGATATGGTTACGAAGGCATCAATGCACAAGGGGCAGCCATTGCCTGCCGTTATGAAATGTTTATGCCCGATACGCTACAGGCCGTAGCCATGTATTTCAATCCTGTACAGGATAGTATAACACGCAAATATCGTTTCCGGATAGCTGTATGGAGAGATGATAAAGGCCGGCCGGGTGAACAGGTTTATCTGTCTTCGGAAGAGTATTCTCCTGAAGAAACCGGAAAGTACGTTCTTTATACTCTTGAAAAACCAGTGTATATAGACAGGTATTACTGGATAGGTTGGCAACAGGTTACAACGGGATTCTTAAATGTAGGATTTGATCTGAACTATAATGATAAGGGAAATCTTTGGTACAACAGTCCGGGTGTGTGGCAACAGGACTCCAATGATGGTACGTTAATGATACGTCCTTATGCAGGAAAACGTTCCGACTTCTCTACTTCATCCCCTCCTGTTATTGAAAAACGGCCGGAAAGCAGTCGTTTGATAGTATACCCTAACCCGGCTTCATATTATGTCCGGATTGAATTCGAATCGGACCAACCCATCAGTATTTCAGAGTACAATGTTGAAATATTCGGGGCTACCGGACAACTGCGTTACCGGTCTGCACTTACACAAAATCAGGTTGATATCAGTCAGTTGGAGCAGGGAATGTATGTTTTACGTCTCATCCACAGGAAAACAGGATATGTTCGTAAGCAAAGTTTTCTGATCGTCCGGTAA